The following proteins are co-located in the Dyadobacter chenwenxiniae genome:
- a CDS encoding histidine kinase dimerization/phosphoacceptor domain -containing protein: MKEHLNFESLKRLSLTLRWLSPLAFFLTSHLLAGQVDSARASEYTITKRLLSIENGLASHEVFCGLQDSSGFLWFGTRNGLNRYDGQHSLLFTRQRDRLQENKVVQLAKDDANRFFILYGSSGFQLIANGKVDIMDATTQRIQTLTAAFPNLPFKEKDVYWVANDGTGEVSILTVSPFRYWKYSSKTGFRLRFEMKDWKANGMEYDYRVSGPNCTFTAGKALLKLNNQEIQYLVTDNGVTAFRQHNVLRSLPIGFTHKNELLLTYNTAENPDNFAIDKLSKHGKLETIADPSEYNLGPVKSRYWFQVASGGDATAFYIPTDALFIWNKNAFLRVVDRSELKGFENLFVYQLFPDSLGNIWVCTSLGVIQVKLNKNRFKPYFSGSQQNIQPNSQARGIYADRAGNVAANIWSHTFTQQANKMRALQHQEIHYSLVKHRSALYSGGYTLFRYDIETNKAKPYPAGLGSEIWSMFSLNDSLLLMGRTEGFSIFNSNTKRFDSLPTRNTPGANAKFVYRFFRDNDGMLWAVAENGLYKFQTISESRKPTADNSNWSIAKLQSPFLNTLSLLDAYRDRDGIFWLATNGEGLFRWDLKANTSRQFNITAGLPSDVLYRIEPDEFGNLWISSDYGLIRFNRKTFQVSTYTTADGISHNEFNRTSSFKADDGRLFFGGLNGVNAFNPSDFRTDSSTLDVPFRIISFSQFIGSKNTLVNKTAELLKTRKITLAPSDKFLTVDFQLLDFTKNEGHRYAYKIDGFDGDWNYINENSIRISGLPHGQFTLRIKAQNREGAWNRMELSIPITVLKPVYLQWWFILLILVLFTMGVFLIIRLRLKQLAWEKRKLEEIVNERTMQLKQSVSEQSALLMEKDVLMKEIHHRVKNNLQVISGLLELQSKTLTDDTARTALQEGRNRVRSIALIHQNLYQLENLSTINLKQFIGDLCRQVKSVFQKQKDVTISIHVPELHLDIDSAVPIGLILNELLSNSFKYAFSNVEIGMIGLEITELDEGRYQLRYSDNGPGLPEDFSLTSAPTLGLQLIKDLSRQIGGKVQYQTLNGAVFTINFTNREVRKTQD; the protein is encoded by the coding sequence GTGAAAGAACACCTGAATTTTGAGTCTTTGAAGCGGTTGTCTTTAACGCTTCGATGGCTTTCGCCGCTGGCCTTTTTCCTGACTTCCCATCTGCTGGCTGGTCAGGTAGATAGTGCACGCGCGTCCGAGTATACGATCACCAAACGGCTGCTTTCGATCGAAAATGGGCTGGCCTCGCATGAGGTTTTTTGCGGGCTGCAGGACTCTTCTGGTTTTCTTTGGTTTGGAACCCGCAACGGACTGAACCGCTACGACGGCCAGCATTCGCTGTTATTTACCCGGCAACGTGACAGGTTGCAGGAAAATAAGGTAGTCCAGCTCGCCAAAGACGACGCGAACAGGTTTTTTATTCTGTACGGAAGCAGTGGGTTCCAGCTTATTGCAAACGGAAAAGTGGATATCATGGACGCTACTACGCAGCGCATTCAAACGCTGACGGCCGCATTTCCAAACTTACCATTCAAAGAGAAGGACGTATACTGGGTGGCGAATGACGGCACCGGCGAAGTCAGCATCCTCACCGTATCACCCTTTCGATATTGGAAATACTCGTCAAAAACAGGTTTCAGGCTCCGTTTTGAAATGAAGGATTGGAAAGCGAACGGTATGGAATATGACTACCGGGTGTCGGGCCCGAATTGTACATTCACGGCCGGAAAAGCGCTTTTAAAACTAAACAACCAGGAAATTCAGTACCTCGTTACCGACAATGGGGTGACGGCCTTTCGCCAACACAATGTATTGCGCTCATTACCAATTGGCTTTACTCATAAAAATGAGCTTTTGCTTACCTACAACACGGCAGAGAATCCAGATAACTTTGCCATTGACAAGCTCTCAAAGCATGGTAAACTTGAAACGATTGCCGATCCGTCCGAGTACAATCTTGGGCCGGTGAAAAGCCGGTACTGGTTTCAGGTGGCGTCCGGCGGAGACGCTACGGCATTTTATATCCCTACCGATGCGCTTTTTATATGGAACAAAAATGCATTTCTCCGCGTGGTAGACCGGTCGGAGCTCAAAGGCTTTGAAAACCTGTTTGTATACCAGCTTTTCCCCGATTCACTTGGAAATATCTGGGTTTGTACTTCCCTCGGCGTCATCCAGGTAAAGCTGAACAAGAACCGGTTCAAACCTTATTTCTCCGGTAGCCAGCAAAATATTCAGCCAAATAGCCAGGCACGCGGCATTTATGCAGACCGGGCCGGGAATGTGGCGGCCAACATCTGGTCACATACATTTACGCAGCAGGCAAATAAAATGCGGGCATTACAACACCAGGAAATCCACTATTCGCTCGTCAAACACCGATCGGCGCTTTACAGCGGCGGATATACATTATTCAGGTACGACATTGAAACCAATAAGGCGAAGCCCTATCCGGCTGGCCTGGGTTCCGAAATATGGTCGATGTTTTCGTTGAATGACAGCCTGTTACTTATGGGAAGAACCGAAGGTTTTTCCATCTTCAACTCGAACACCAAGCGTTTCGATTCCCTGCCAACAAGGAATACGCCGGGTGCTAATGCTAAATTTGTCTACCGGTTTTTCAGGGACAATGATGGTATGTTGTGGGCAGTGGCCGAGAATGGTTTATACAAATTTCAAACAATTTCCGAAAGTAGAAAGCCGACGGCCGATAACAGCAATTGGTCAATAGCCAAGCTCCAATCCCCATTTTTAAACACATTAAGCCTTCTGGATGCATACCGCGACCGCGACGGGATCTTTTGGTTGGCTACCAATGGCGAGGGACTTTTTCGTTGGGACCTTAAAGCCAACACTTCCCGGCAGTTCAACATTACGGCTGGCCTGCCGTCCGATGTGTTGTACCGGATCGAGCCGGATGAGTTTGGGAACTTGTGGATCAGCTCCGATTATGGCCTGATTCGGTTTAACCGTAAGACATTCCAGGTGAGTACGTACACCACAGCCGACGGCATTTCACACAATGAATTTAACCGAACATCCTCTTTCAAAGCGGACGATGGCCGATTGTTTTTTGGAGGATTAAATGGCGTCAATGCCTTCAACCCAAGCGATTTCAGGACAGATAGCAGCACGTTGGACGTACCATTCAGGATCATTTCGTTTAGTCAGTTCATTGGTTCAAAAAATACATTGGTCAACAAAACTGCCGAGCTACTGAAAACCCGGAAAATTACGTTGGCACCGAGCGACAAATTTTTAACGGTTGACTTTCAGTTACTCGATTTTACCAAAAATGAGGGACATCGCTATGCCTATAAAATTGATGGTTTTGATGGCGACTGGAATTATATTAATGAGAACTCAATCAGGATCAGCGGCTTACCTCATGGCCAATTTACGCTTCGCATCAAGGCGCAAAACCGTGAAGGAGCCTGGAACAGGATGGAATTGAGCATTCCGATAACGGTGCTCAAACCCGTTTATCTGCAATGGTGGTTTATACTGCTAATTTTAGTGCTGTTCACAATGGGCGTTTTCCTGATCATCAGGCTCCGTTTGAAACAACTGGCCTGGGAAAAAAGGAAACTTGAAGAAATCGTGAATGAGCGTACGATGCAGCTAAAACAGTCCGTTTCCGAGCAATCGGCCCTTTTGATGGAAAAGGATGTATTGATGAAAGAGATCCACCACCGGGTTAAAAACAACTTGCAGGTCATTTCAGGGCTGCTTGAACTGCAAAGCAAAACTTTGACCGACGACACTGCCAGGACCGCATTGCAGGAAGGCCGCAACCGCGTACGGAGCATTGCATTGATCCATCAGAACCTCTACCAGCTTGAAAACCTGAGTACGATTAATCTGAAACAGTTTATCGGTGACCTGTGCCGACAGGTGAAAAGTGTTTTCCAAAAACAAAAAGATGTCACGATTTCAATCCACGTTCCTGAGCTCCATTTAGACATTGACTCGGCTGTCCCTATCGGATTGATCCTTAATGAATTACTGTCCAATTCTTTCAAATATGCATTCAGCAATGTAGAAATCGGAATGATCGGGCTGGAAATTACGGAGCTGGACGAAGGCAGATATCAGCTGCGCTACTCCGACAATGGCCCGGGCCTGCCAGAGGATTTTAGCCTGACTAGTGCACCCACGCTTGGCTTACAGCTAATTAAAGATCTCAGCAGGCAGATTGGCGGAAAAGTTCAGTATCAAACGCTGAATGGTGCCGTTTTTACGATTAATTTTACGAACCGCGAAGTCAGAAAAACCCAGGATTAA
- a CDS encoding choice-of-anchor D domain-containing protein produces MKQTVLASKFISKAVMRLLFATMLLFPIERALAQTTWNGSVDSDWNKPANWSAGVPDANAKVTIPDVINDPVVSEVALANSVLVESGGTLIIQAAGTLSVNGSAVYTTPFNATATIHNLGTITNNGTLTIGSAAGAGAYGIASQGTFTNSPTGVIRIDRTTDTGLYVVSGSFTNSGDVIIGSGETVGYHGIWNDGAFVNNADGGIRIDRSSLRGLVTNSNSFHTSGVITIGAIAEVGSNGVENRATLNVDACGKLLVLRGDFVNESAKNVTNAGLIQISNRLTNNGTFTNAGVLKYSDLSGSVANNYVIVNNAPTPIFSYGVGASGSVKGIYKDSDGALSAGVFSAPNHFVPDASLPVGMHALYAKVVIAAGNCEFFVPFTYVVLPPAMANQTTWTGAISGAWNEPGNWSNGVPTADYVAIIPGIFSNPPLISATTQAAAYAVHVEQAASLNIETGGSLTISGSAPYASPFNLTAALYNEGVFKNSGNLIMGTPETAGSYGLFNLEQFSNNGGTIQIDYTTQTALHNASGTFTNSGNLILGKKSSIGSVGIWNGADFFNSNTGSVSIDRSAGSAITNESGDGVLFTNNGLIAIGGEASVGTYGIDNRFNFNNNAGAEIRIDRTTEAGLHNAYNFNNAGNVTIGENADVGTNAIHNQGMITNTACATLRLLRGNFLITFPYQVENNGLLLITNSLVNGGMVTNNGVLNVGDNSYEVNVFNNSVFVQNEVLPIFRYGSSFSGTVNGIFNDKEATQPAGTFTAPNTFVPDVINNTVLTLYAKITLNSGACSYIVPFRLPAAAPAINIKGKGVIIKNGDHIADPVDDTAFGLLYPGEGTSVRTYTIENVGFAALNLTGAPAVSLTGSGDFTVTSQPAATVPPGGNTTFQITFDPSSTGNKQAIVSVASNDSYKNPYTFGIGGDGANGCPPQESNGQMVWTGAAGTDWADRCNWSPSSTPGEINDIVIPATANQPVISAGYDAKIKTLVVQGGATLTIDALGSLTVMRSKAIGDSETALYNAGTIQNKGHLTLLDAAGTATYALSNAGTFVNASCAEFSISKSLKNTSAFDNNGLMTITAASTHINTGTFTNNGIIVYPQGNSIPAVTNNEIVVVPGSVTSCETLSPAFNLNGEAAFTIAGVFRDASGLVSAGIYNAGSDTFTPEAALGEGVHGLFVKIEDVANSCVRTVPWQLTVTKCCVPPVFTAPTVTQPAYPVTTGTIVINITAAEPVEYSVDNGSNWSGNATFGNLTAGNYRLKARIAALPACESTYANNPVVLTEFTTAMDTWTGTVSDDWSLAGNWQDGTVPTTSDDVVIPDVANDPVVRAQTAGEAKSVFVQGGASLTVSAEAMLTINGFASYASLQSGAEPFNFTAGLNNLGAVNNSGTIAIGSSSGVGTYAMVNQGAMINNSGGSIQVDRSEDTGIYNAAGSFTNGAAITIGAAENIGNHGIWNDAAFTNNSGGVIKIDRSALRALMNNADSPKSVYATFHNEGAITIGENAATGAKGIENLADFNNTGAGNIHIDQTSENGLYHASGKFANSAGITIGGSAASGLNGLVTWGNFTNTASGNIQVYRVSSLGLHNASGTLQNQGKIIIGATAGAGRTGFQNNGTFNNTGAAELRVDLTLTTAIHHLEGNFNNEAQIVIGALGTVGRYGITTEAPFTNGATGTIHIDRSDALQGLGIYQNQGVFENFGDIIVGTNASGGKTSLLVDKNGTFNNNAGGLLKADHNRTLGVEVSGTLNNAGSIVVGSVELQGNYGLFNNGGVINNSLGTSGARGEIRIDGSREAAFENRGKLVNHADLFIGAISSVGKAGIDNRGSIENNTGAVIHIDQSTVNGIAVVAGTVSNSGSFVLGANNALGSDGILNKAAFSNLNGGKIQIDRSTRSALQNLASFTNAGEIIIGSTAAGEVGIETHAIFNNSTGGHIRIDNTTDIALSTPAGTFTNAAEITIGGVANVGRYGLVNRAAFTNNAGGNIRIDRSADTGLYESAGTFTNNAVITIGGSEHVGVHGIFNEAAFVNAGEGNMHIDRSTAAGLRNFNGTFTNTARVTIGSMASVGTFGIRNQAAFANNDGGSITIDRAAEGIFVEDHTFANAGTVTIGGVEAIAALLSRQGAGNFSNNEKGHFKASGQIGAAGFTNAGGTLSPGYSPGKMTFNESKDFTNSIMDIEVNGPGTAGVNYDQIEVLGTATLGGTLKLTVNYTPADGDEVIILNATAIEGQFSTVTGATRWRVEYAPGTIKLVYDSSLPVNLIEFNAVAADPVIALQWLTASETNNAGFHIERSANAANWQDIGFVKGAGTAVTTNEYRFEDNSPMPGMNYYRLRQTDFDGKTEHSRTRAVKWMTAEAEIIVWADRARHGHIKTEDQIKQVTVFDLSGRVVAVSEQKNFDLSRATVGLLLVRIQTNNRIVTKRLLLWQ; encoded by the coding sequence ATGAAACAAACTGTACTTGCTTCTAAATTCATATCAAAAGCAGTAATGCGACTGTTGTTTGCGACCATGCTGCTGTTTCCTATCGAGAGGGCATTGGCACAAACGACCTGGAATGGCAGTGTGGATTCGGATTGGAACAAACCGGCGAACTGGTCGGCGGGTGTGCCGGACGCCAACGCGAAAGTAACGATTCCCGACGTGATCAATGATCCCGTTGTTTCCGAAGTTGCGCTGGCCAATTCGGTACTTGTGGAATCGGGAGGCACATTAATTATACAAGCGGCGGGAACTCTCTCGGTCAATGGCTCTGCGGTATACACTACTCCGTTCAATGCCACGGCTACAATTCACAACCTTGGAACCATCACCAACAACGGCACGCTGACCATCGGGTCGGCAGCTGGTGCCGGTGCTTATGGTATTGCCAGTCAGGGCACGTTTACGAACAGCCCAACCGGTGTCATCCGTATTGACCGAACAACCGACACCGGTTTATATGTAGTTTCCGGAAGCTTTACCAATAGCGGGGATGTTATTATAGGCAGTGGCGAAACTGTGGGATATCATGGTATCTGGAACGACGGGGCGTTCGTCAACAATGCCGATGGCGGCATTCGTATCGATCGTTCCTCGCTAAGAGGATTGGTAACCAATAGCAACAGCTTCCATACCAGCGGGGTAATTACCATTGGCGCAATAGCTGAGGTCGGTTCAAACGGCGTTGAGAACCGGGCTACCCTGAACGTCGATGCCTGCGGAAAGCTGCTTGTGCTCAGAGGGGACTTTGTCAATGAGAGCGCTAAAAACGTGACCAATGCCGGATTGATCCAGATCAGTAACCGTTTGACGAATAATGGCACTTTTACGAATGCTGGTGTTCTCAAATACAGTGATCTGAGCGGATCGGTAGCCAACAATTATGTTATTGTTAATAACGCACCAACACCAATTTTCAGTTACGGCGTCGGAGCTTCGGGAAGCGTGAAAGGCATTTATAAGGACAGCGACGGAGCACTGTCAGCAGGTGTATTCTCTGCTCCAAATCATTTTGTTCCCGACGCATCTTTGCCGGTCGGTATGCACGCACTTTATGCCAAAGTGGTCATTGCGGCGGGTAATTGCGAATTTTTTGTGCCATTTACCTATGTTGTATTGCCGCCTGCAATGGCAAACCAAACCACCTGGACTGGCGCGATAAGCGGGGCCTGGAACGAACCGGGTAACTGGTCCAATGGTGTGCCGACGGCGGATTACGTCGCAATTATTCCCGGAATTTTCAGTAATCCCCCTCTCATTTCCGCCACCACGCAAGCAGCGGCTTATGCGGTTCATGTCGAGCAGGCAGCCTCTTTGAATATTGAAACAGGCGGCAGCCTTACGATCAGCGGTTCAGCGCCTTATGCGAGCCCATTTAATCTGACCGCTGCGCTTTACAATGAAGGTGTGTTCAAAAACAGCGGTAATCTGATCATGGGAACGCCGGAAACCGCCGGGTCTTACGGCCTTTTTAATCTAGAACAATTTTCAAATAACGGGGGAACCATCCAAATCGATTATACTACGCAAACCGCGCTCCATAATGCTTCCGGTACGTTTACAAACTCGGGAAACCTTATTTTAGGTAAAAAATCAAGCATAGGCAGCGTTGGAATCTGGAACGGGGCCGATTTCTTTAATTCAAACACAGGATCGGTAAGCATCGACCGGTCTGCCGGTAGTGCGATTACGAACGAATCAGGCGATGGCGTTTTATTCACCAATAACGGATTGATCGCAATAGGCGGAGAAGCTTCTGTCGGAACCTATGGAATCGATAACCGCTTTAATTTCAACAACAATGCCGGGGCAGAGATTAGGATCGACCGGACAACAGAGGCGGGCCTCCATAACGCTTACAATTTTAACAATGCAGGAAATGTCACCATCGGCGAAAATGCTGATGTGGGCACCAATGCTATTCATAATCAGGGAATGATCACCAATACGGCCTGCGCAACACTCCGGTTGCTGCGAGGCAACTTCCTGATCACATTTCCATACCAGGTTGAAAACAACGGACTGCTGCTGATCACCAACTCGCTTGTAAACGGTGGAATGGTTACCAATAATGGAGTCTTGAATGTCGGGGATAACAGCTACGAGGTAAACGTTTTTAATAATTCGGTTTTCGTTCAAAATGAGGTGCTGCCAATCTTTCGGTATGGCAGCTCATTTTCAGGGACGGTCAACGGTATTTTTAATGATAAGGAGGCCACACAGCCCGCCGGAACTTTCACCGCACCGAACACTTTCGTGCCCGACGTAATTAACAACACGGTTCTGACACTATATGCCAAAATAACGCTGAATTCGGGCGCGTGCAGTTACATCGTACCGTTTCGACTTCCCGCCGCTGCTCCGGCTATCAATATCAAGGGCAAGGGTGTCATTATTAAAAACGGAGATCATATTGCAGATCCGGTAGACGACACCGCGTTCGGCCTGTTATATCCCGGCGAAGGCACTTCGGTGCGCACCTATACGATTGAGAATGTGGGGTTCGCTGCCCTGAACCTGACAGGTGCTCCCGCAGTAAGTCTCACAGGGTCAGGCGATTTTACGGTTACTTCCCAGCCAGCTGCAACGGTTCCGCCAGGCGGAAATACTACTTTTCAAATCACTTTTGATCCGAGTTCGACAGGAAACAAACAGGCAATCGTAAGTGTCGCAAGCAACGATTCCTACAAAAATCCCTACACTTTCGGGATAGGTGGAGACGGAGCTAACGGTTGCCCCCCGCAGGAGAGCAACGGTCAAATGGTTTGGACCGGCGCGGCGGGAACCGACTGGGCCGACCGCTGCAACTGGTCGCCTTCATCCACTCCCGGGGAAATCAATGACATCGTGATCCCTGCCACTGCTAACCAACCGGTGATCTCTGCTGGTTATGATGCGAAGATTAAAACCTTGGTGGTGCAAGGCGGTGCGACGTTGACCATCGATGCCCTTGGTAGTCTTACCGTAATGAGGTCGAAGGCGATCGGGGACTCAGAAACGGCACTTTACAATGCCGGCACTATTCAAAACAAAGGGCACCTTACATTGCTGGATGCGGCCGGCACCGCGACTTATGCCCTGTCTAATGCCGGAACATTTGTGAATGCTTCCTGCGCAGAATTTTCTATATCAAAATCACTCAAAAACACCTCGGCATTTGATAACAATGGGCTGATGACCATCACAGCGGCATCTACACATATAAATACCGGCACATTCACCAACAATGGGATCATCGTGTATCCACAGGGAAATTCCATTCCGGCCGTCACTAACAATGAAATCGTTGTCGTGCCAGGCTCGGTAACATCTTGTGAAACGTTAAGTCCGGCTTTTAACTTAAACGGGGAGGCAGCATTCACCATCGCAGGTGTTTTCAGGGATGCGTCAGGTTTGGTCAGTGCAGGTATTTACAATGCAGGCTCTGATACGTTTACGCCAGAGGCCGCCCTGGGGGAAGGCGTTCATGGATTGTTTGTTAAAATTGAAGACGTGGCTAACAGCTGCGTCAGAACAGTTCCGTGGCAGTTGACAGTAACAAAATGCTGCGTCCCACCCGTTTTTACCGCTCCCACCGTAACGCAGCCCGCTTACCCTGTGACCACGGGAACGATTGTGATCAACATCACGGCTGCAGAACCCGTTGAATATAGCGTGGACAACGGCAGTAATTGGTCCGGCAATGCAACATTCGGTAACCTGACAGCGGGTAATTATCGTCTCAAAGCAAGGATAGCCGCGTTGCCGGCTTGCGAGAGCACCTATGCAAATAATCCCGTCGTGCTTACGGAGTTTACAACCGCGATGGACACCTGGACGGGGACTGTTTCGGATGACTGGAGCCTGGCGGGAAACTGGCAGGATGGAACTGTTCCCACGACATCCGACGACGTGGTAATCCCCGACGTCGCTAATGATCCCGTCGTCAGGGCACAAACGGCTGGTGAAGCGAAGTCTGTATTCGTGCAGGGTGGGGCTTCGCTTACCGTCAGTGCCGAAGCAATGCTGACGATCAATGGGTTTGCATCCTACGCGTCGTTGCAATCGGGTGCCGAGCCATTCAATTTTACAGCTGGACTCAACAATCTGGGAGCCGTGAACAATAGCGGTACGATCGCCATCGGTTCGTCGAGTGGGGTTGGGACTTATGCGATGGTCAATCAGGGTGCTATGATCAACAATTCAGGAGGAAGCATCCAAGTTGACCGCTCAGAGGATACTGGCATTTATAATGCTGCCGGGAGTTTTACGAATGGCGCTGCGATTACCATCGGTGCTGCTGAAAACATAGGCAACCACGGAATCTGGAACGATGCAGCATTCACTAACAACAGCGGCGGAGTCATTAAAATCGATCGATCGGCGCTGAGGGCATTGATGAACAATGCGGATAGCCCGAAATCTGTTTACGCGACCTTCCACAACGAAGGGGCCATAACGATAGGCGAAAATGCCGCTACCGGGGCTAAGGGAATTGAAAACCTGGCCGACTTTAACAATACGGGTGCGGGTAATATCCATATCGACCAAACGAGCGAAAACGGCCTTTACCATGCGTCGGGGAAGTTTGCCAATAGCGCCGGCATTACCATTGGCGGTTCTGCGGCTAGCGGACTGAATGGCCTGGTTACCTGGGGGAACTTTACCAATACCGCGAGCGGAAACATTCAGGTTTACCGGGTGTCAAGTTTAGGGCTGCATAACGCATCCGGTACCCTTCAAAATCAGGGAAAGATCATCATCGGAGCAACAGCGGGTGCAGGAAGGACCGGCTTTCAAAACAATGGCACATTCAACAATACGGGCGCGGCAGAGCTTCGTGTCGACCTCACATTGACGACTGCGATCCACCATCTTGAAGGGAACTTCAATAATGAGGCGCAGATCGTGATAGGTGCACTGGGAACGGTCGGCCGGTACGGCATCACGACGGAGGCACCTTTCACCAATGGTGCCACAGGAACCATCCATATTGACAGAAGCGACGCATTACAAGGACTCGGGATCTATCAAAACCAGGGTGTTTTTGAAAACTTTGGAGACATTATAGTTGGGACAAACGCTTCGGGAGGAAAGACCAGCCTGCTCGTTGATAAAAATGGGACATTCAACAACAACGCTGGCGGCCTTCTTAAAGCGGACCATAACCGCACTTTGGGGGTGGAAGTTTCGGGAACCTTGAACAATGCGGGCAGCATCGTGGTCGGGTCGGTGGAGCTACAAGGGAATTATGGCCTGTTTAACAACGGCGGAGTAATTAACAACAGTCTGGGCACAAGCGGTGCCCGAGGTGAAATCCGGATCGACGGATCAAGGGAGGCAGCATTTGAAAACAGGGGAAAGCTGGTCAATCATGCCGATTTATTCATTGGTGCGATATCGTCTGTTGGCAAAGCTGGAATAGACAATCGGGGCAGCATTGAAAATAATACGGGCGCTGTAATCCACATTGACCAAAGTACTGTCAATGGCATTGCTGTTGTCGCCGGAACAGTTTCCAACTCTGGTTCTTTCGTGCTCGGTGCAAACAATGCTTTGGGTTCCGATGGGATTCTTAATAAAGCTGCTTTCAGCAATTTGAATGGAGGTAAAATTCAAATAGACCGTTCCACCCGGAGCGCGCTCCAAAACCTGGCAAGCTTTACGAATGCCGGTGAGATCATAATCGGTTCGACTGCCGCAGGGGAAGTGGGAATAGAGACACACGCGATATTTAATAATAGTACGGGCGGACACATCCGGATCGACAATACGACGGATATCGCGTTGTCAACCCCGGCCGGAACCTTTACTAATGCGGCCGAAATCACAATCGGTGGCGTGGCGAACGTAGGCCGTTACGGTCTGGTAAACCGTGCCGCATTCACTAACAATGCTGGCGGCAACATCCGGATCGATCGCTCTGCGGACACTGGGTTGTACGAATCGGCGGGCACATTCACCAATAACGCGGTCATTACCATCGGTGGCTCTGAGCATGTAGGTGTTCATGGCATATTTAACGAGGCTGCATTTGTGAATGCAGGGGAAGGCAACATGCACATTGACCGCAGTACAGCTGCCGGACTTCGTAATTTCAACGGCACTTTCACCAATACGGCACGAGTCACAATTGGCTCCATGGCCAGTGTCGGAACGTTCGGTATCCGGAACCAGGCTGCTTTTGCAAACAATGACGGAGGAAGCATCACGATCGATCGTGCGGCCGAGGGGATTTTCGTCGAAGATCACACCTTTGCCAATGCAGGCACCGTCACGATCGGCGGCGTCGAAGCAATAGCGGCGCTGCTATCACGGCAGGGAGCGGGTAATTTCAGTAATAATGAAAAAGGTCATTTTAAAGCTTCGGGACAAATCGGTGCTGCCGGGTTCACGAATGCAGGCGGCACGCTGTCGCCAGGCTATTCTCCCGGCAAAATGACCTTTAACGAAAGCAAGGATTTCACAAACAGTATCATGGACATCGAGGTCAATGGCCCTGGTACAGCCGGCGTGAACTACGATCAGATAGAAGTGCTGGGAACGGCGACATTGGGCGGCACATTGAAGTTGACTGTCAACTACACGCCTGCCGACGGTGATGAAGTGATTATACTAAATGCGACTGCTATTGAAGGCCAGTTCAGTACCGTAACCGGTGCCACGCGCTGGCGGGTGGAGTACGCACCGGGCACGATCAAGCTGGTTTACGATTCATCTTTGCCCGTTAATCTGATTGAGTTCAATGCCGTGGCGGCAGATCCCGTTATTGCATTACAATGGCTCACCGCTTCTGAAACGAACAATGCAGGATTCCATATCGAACGCAGTGCAAACGCGGCCAACTGGCAAGACATAGGCTTTGTCAAAGGAGCCGGGACTGCGGTGACCACAAACGAATACCGCTTTGAGGATAACAGCCCAATGCCGGGTATGAACTATTACCGTCTGAGACAGACTGATTTTGACGGCAAAACCGAGCACTCGCGCACCAGGGCCGTGAAGTGGATGACTGCCGAAGCCGAGATCATAGTCTGGGCAGATAGGGCGCGCCATGGCCACATCAAAACAGAGGACCAGATAAAACAAGTAACGGTTTTTGACCTGTCGGGAAGAGTAGTGGCTGTGTCGGAACAGAAAAATTTCGATCTGTCCCGCGCGACCGTGGGTTTATTGCTGGTGCGCATTCAAACCAACAACAGAATTGTCACGAAAAGGCTGCTACTTTGGCAATGA